DNA from Rosa rugosa chromosome 6, drRosRugo1.1, whole genome shotgun sequence:
ctaatacaccaacaatagttcatatgattgcaaaataaagcaattaaatatattgggttcgtaatatgaaccacgtgaggtttactcacctcgataatcccgctgcgtcttcaattcagctcaaaatacgatccacaatcgtccaccaactcaaaccgtcaatcacctagtccaataatgatcttgacttagccaacaactcaaatatgtaattaaacgacgatccaacgctcagattcaaattaaacgatgatccaacggtcggatctgaatttaatgatgatccaacggtcggatcctcacggatcgcctttaggatcatcctccaaaattatcacgaagatccaacggtcagatcttcctgaatcgcctttactaacatctccacaaaattatatgaaaatccgacggtcagattctcacgaatcgccttccgaatcactatttctcaattatacgaagatccaacggtcggatcttcgcccatgacctcacaaggtcaccgggacagtcatacgatcaacatatccaaaattgaagcaaaaccgatggtcagatcttcacagatcgtaaaccgaagataaacgtaaaaacgttaaatagtaacgtcaaaacgtaaatccactatttatcaactttttctaacatgaccatgttatatatcaaaacgctcgtatggatgcatagatcatcgcctagataatgaaaactcgaaatatggtctgatgcgccgccacaagcggtggtcagtgggcggtcaacgcggcggtcaacgccggtcaaccacctcagatggcaaagtgaccaactacaaactggttcaaaatgaaagggtggtcgactttcatacctggagctaagcctggttcggcctagatcgtcctagatcaagcgttgaagttggattaatctcgtgcgtctgatcagattccagattgaatcagggacgtcgaaatcttcaactcgtgatctttcactccacactccaaatcgtcaagcaaggcctatatggggatgatcagggggaggaggagatcacgaaaatgggaacgatcggcccatgcaacgccggaaaaatggaattccggtcgggtcggattcctcttggctggcttcttcgatctccatctgggggcagcggcggggcaaggcgacaccggagggaggccgggcttggagcggcgatcaccatggtgtccgggtcgtggccggaggacgccggaggaggaaggaaaatccgggtcgggtcggctaagacccgttgggtctgacggtcgaaagaagagagagaacggagagagctgggggactgttcagcaaaaatgaaaatgtttcgtccttaaatgaaaaatcagatatttttcctatttatagaaaattcccaattttcaaatattcataacttaatcatacgaactccgaatattgcgttctacatgtccacgaactcgtatcgacgagctctacaactttcatgaaggaagttttcccaaattttgaacgtataaaaagtcaactttgttgaccccctaaaaacgttcgttttcgaaaataaaaccgttcgaactaattccacaacttctccaagcttcgtactcgctcctactatcgtgaaatcatttctaaaaatccacggaatttaatttggattttccagggtattacaGTTAAATCCATAGAATCATCAAGAATAtcatttttatcattaatggaagAAAAAGCAACATCTTTTACCTTTTTATCCGGTTTGAGTCTCATCTCAAAAGTTTTGAGATTTCCCACCAGTTCGTCAAGAGTGTAGGTATCTAGATCCTGAGCCTCCTCAATGGCAATCTGTTTGGCCTGGAATTTTGAAGGAAGAGACCTAAGAAGCTTCTTGACAATTCGGTGCTCCTCAAATGGATCATCCAAGCTCCGACATTGACTTGTCACATTGAGAAGCCGAGCATGAAAGTCGTCGATTGATTCATCTTCAGTCATTGACATATTCTCAAATTCCAAAACTAGTCGTTGAAGTTTCTGCCCTCTAACCTTTTTATTACCTTCATAGGTGACTTGGAGAAGATCCCATGCTTGTTTGGCAGTGTCACGGTGGCTGATTCTCATTCTCTCCTTCTTGGATAGAGCTGTGAATAATGAATTTCGTGCCTTGAAATCACAATTTCTGTCACGAACCTCCTCCTTTGTCCATTCCTTTCTAGGCTTAGGAATTCTTGCAGAACTCACTTCTTCTTTCTTGGAGTCTTCTGCCATGGTTGGATGTTCCCAACCAATTTCTACTATATTCCACATATTTTCATCTTGAGAGTAGAGAAATGCCCtcatcataatcttccattgTGAGTAATCTTCTCCATCAAATAATGGTGGACAGTTAATGGAGCTGGAGGCTCTGTCACGTTGATGTTCCATCCTTGATCACGGATCAACTAAAACTctttagaacccgctctgatgccaattgTAAATACAAGGATGTACAAGCTCCAGAAAGAATGACAGATTATAATCTCTACATAATCAAGAACAGAGAATATGCATAACACAACAACATTGgtcacgcagtgaaaacctcaattgagatcaaaaacactgcggggctctaactcttgagaacccaatgaTTCACTAATCAAAACAGATTACAAAGTTACAACTCAGGGATTGCACTGACCGTGGCAATCCTTCCTGAACTAACTAACTTACAATCTGGGATTGCACTGACTTCTGCAATCCTTACCAGACAGACTACACATTTAACTGTGGGATTGCAATGACTGCTGCAATCCTTACTGGACAGACTCACAAActgttttcaacatggaacaaaaCAGAGCAACAAAGAGTCTGACTCTTTTACAATCAAAGGATTGAAACTCAACACCATTTCAATACATAGAAGAACCACagaactcctatatatataggaggaacAATAACCAAGTTTCTTCAGCTCGGTTGGAGTAAGACCACGAGGTCCAGATGCACTTTCTCCCCACTTCCATCTTGGACAGCAAGGTCTTCATGATTGCAACGAGTGGGCAGCAAGACAAGATGGGAACCAATTGCTTCCCACTTCCGTGTTCATCATTGGACAGCAAGGCGAGATCGAAATCAATACAGCTGCttcctccttttctttttctttaacagCAAAATTGTGAAGATGGAAAACGTAGCTGCtattttcttcttgttctttttcgACCGTGAGGATGTGTATGATTAAAAAGAACACATGACAGTGAGGAAGAAGACCACTACGCACAACCTGCAATATTCTTCAGATGAAGTCTTTATGACAGCAAGGTTCCCATGAAGGTGAAGAAGACCACCGGTCTTTGACAGCAAGATATCCATACTTGCAATTAAACAATCATGCTTGGTCTTTGAGTTTATGTATGAAAAGCATGCAATGCCACCACATGGTGCTTAATTAATCCTCCATGCTTTGACAGAATGATCAACATGAAGAGAAGATACCCACGCAtgagagtgaagaagaagaccacATGAAAGTGAAGACCACTGAGACTTGGACAGTATTATTTCCATAACTCGTTCTCCATGAAGAAGAAAATCGAAAAATATGAAAGCAGATGCagttgcttttgcttttgtttttcgaCCAAAAGTTTGGGCATGTGAAGGAGCATGATAATATTCTTCATCAGCTTTTGAGGCTCTTGACAGCAAGCATGTGTAGTCGATGTGCATGCCTAAAAAGCAAAAGTCACCATTTCATGTTCAGAAAGCAGAGCTCATAgaaatatataattaagatCATCACATGGCTTATGAATACTTTTGTGGTTAATGGAATGCCAACAACACATGTTGTACTAACAGATCTTCCAGTATCCCTTCTTCGTGCTCCTATTCGAGCGAGAGCTTTTGTTGTACTTATAAGCCTTTCTGGTGAAGAAGAACCACTCCATGTCATGAGCCTCTGTCTCAGTCCCCAACAAAGCTGCCCAAAAAACCAACACACAAAAACAGGAAAATCAGAACCAACCCTGTTCATAATGTATCATATTCAGAAATGGGCAGTAGTGATTAGAATTGAGAAAGGTTGAGTCTTTAGTTACCAGGAAGCTCAGCCGGCTCGTATTTGCAGAGGTCTATTACTGGGATGATTTGGTTGATTTCGGCATCATTTCCACCAtgaaatcttcttcttcaaatagTGGTTCACAAGCTCCTCTTCGGTGGGATGGAACCTGTAGCCTACCGGCACTGAAAGCGGCGTCGTTTTGTCTCTGCTCATATTGTTGTCGTGCTATAtataccctctctctctctctctctcaatggtGAGCTCTGAGAAGCAGAGGAGAAGAGTGAAGGTGTATTTATGGCCTTCGAAGTTGAAGTAAACCCGACATGTCGTAAGACCCGACCCGATTACGTGGCATCTTTGTCTGTTGCGACTAACCCTCTTGACAAGTTTAGATGAAGAAAGTGCGGAATCTCTAAACTTTTTTCCATTTGTGTGTAAAGATTTGTTTCAGAGTTTGTGATTGGAGGAGGATAGAGATGTCCAATAGGGTTTCCAGACTTGCTTCACAAGTAGTGAAGACCGGCCTTCTGCTGGAAGGAGTCTAAGTGGGTCCTCATTATTCTATTTCTAATGGGTGCTTTCATTAACCagatccttttctttttgtcgATTCAATCATATCAAGAAACACAATTGGTGAGAAGCAAAACTTCCTGATGCGGTGTCACTCAAGAAAATTGCTATTGCTAGCTGGAACTATTCACTTTCTCTTTCGGCTTCCACAGTCTTGTGTCATGGTTTGTGAGGTTTTAGTTCTGTTAAGAGAGGCTGTACGTATTTAGCCTTTGTTTGTTTTCCTctatcaaaaacaaaaagaacacgCTTCCTAAAATGGTACAAAATTAGAAACCCAGCAAACTCTAAACCATGTTATAGCAACCACTCCTTATTTTCACCTTTTCTTCTTTGTGTTATGTTTTCTAAACTTGATAAAGGTTTACTTGAATTGCACAGACTTGCATATGAGATCTTATGAGAcatgtttttgattttcatgtTTTAGGATATATAACAATATACTTAGTACTAAGGATTAAAATATTTGCGAGAGGCTGCAAAACTTGTTTGATAAAAATGCTCCGAGATAAATTCTTTTAAGGTATAGGcagaaatatcactttggtcatcgaactatggctcgctcgacactttggtcatccaacttttaaaaacttcattttggtcatcgaactataTCATCGCACATTCCGTCTGTTTTCTCTGTTAACTCCAAGGGTATTTTTGAGATTTAAAGGTTTACTCGCCATTTTTATAACTTAATCCAACTTTTCCCTAAACATAAAACTTCATCCAATTTTGCCAACTTTTCCCTCCTTTTATAATTCCtcgatttattaaatcaatatttttcttcctcttatGTTCCCTCACTTTGAATCATTCTCTGACTCGATTATTTTTCTCTGTTGTATGCTTTGATTACTGATGATGAATGCATGAATAAAAGGAGGGAAAAGTTGGCAAAATTGGATGAAGTTTTATGTTTAGGCGGGGAAAATTGGATTAAGTTATAAAAATGGCGGGTAAAACATTTCATCTCCAAAATACTCCTGGAGTTAACAGAGAAAACTGACggaatgaccaaagtgatatacagtaatatagttcgatgaccaaaatgaagtttttaaaagttggatgaccaaagtgtcgagcgacccatagttcgatgaccaaagtgatatttctcCCTAAGGTATATTTGGGTGAGGCGAAAATCCCTTaatcttggtgaggagaaatcccctcaaggcggaTTTAGGTGAGAACtaagaagtaattctctaaaatcGAATTCTTGTGAGGAGAAATCCTCTCAAGACAAACATATAGGTTAGGAGTAATTCCCTCAAGGGGAATATAGGTGAGAAAAAATATCCTTAAGgtgaatctgggtgaggagtaatCCCCTCAAGAAAAatttgggtgaggagaaatTCATTCAAGACGAATTTGAATGAGACGAAATTCCCTTGAAGCAATTTtagcaaaataaaacaaacctgATGGAGCCATGTTTCAAAAAGTAACTAACTCACTAGATgatgaagaattgaagaagGTGGAAGCGAAAAATGTGGTAGAGGTGGTATGAATATGGACAATTTTCTATAGGTGGAGGGTCGAATCCATTTACATGTGAAACTAATTTTGATCATGCCACCCAAAATGAAGACTACGGAACTAAAATAGCTAGTCATGGTGTCCTCCTGTGCAACTGAcgatcaaagtaccccatctgatgttgCTTCAGTTGTCTTAAATTTTGACTATAGCAGTTTAGGCACAGAGTGCAGTGGGActtcaaatgaatctcatgaagacAACAATCAATTCGGCTATAATGTTTATAGATATAATTAATGTAGAGAAGTGCATGACCAGTTATCCAGTTAGATTCATCCTTATTGTTCTTTTATATAGGAaattgtcacaccccgaattctgaatttaagtaattcatattcgaagcatgaacctcaaataccctgtttataatctcagaatttttttctcaaaatcaactgcacattacacctctcaataattacataaaccaaatcctcaagctacttattacagtacactctcaccaaaacaaattataaagctcaagagagcacaattctcctcacaaaacaaatgctataaatctaatactaatactctaaaccgcacgatcactgccctgattctcctgacctgtaggattacccgctacacattttgaatagtgtaccgggagttgcaacaacacaaaacccggtaagcttttgacagcccgtatgagtaaacaagaaagaactgttgatttattcaattatatttactataactcaagtaaacaatcaacacactcacaaggtaactccaaaaatcacagaaacatataagtatattctcgatgctttcttttaaaactcaacatttgactgatcacaaccaacaaatattgcaacattaatatgtgaaataacattaaagcaaagcatgcttgattctcttttcactaacaccttcacatattaacaatatatcaccaatagatatttgatcaaaataatataagtacacttttctttttagtgaattttcggattaactggtaacaaatcataaatacaagtgctagggtccaacgtactatacccaaagcacgagtaagccaggttgactggtaacaaatcacaaatccacgtactagggtatgtctactatacccaaaatacgggtaagccgcagcatactaagGCTActtccaaagtatgtatacccaaggtcggctacttccttcctatgagtataatagtgcactatctgtagggactagggcccaggcttaacgtctcataacaccaaaacatatttatcagtaattcatttaagcacggggttgtagaaatcacccggcttcacaactgtacttctcagacataatcaaattcacaaaatacaatctttatgatttatagatcgtatatatgtatatgtacacccacataaagagacatattatttcaagataaatctttatttcttaaaataatttccacataatcacatttgggcatataaaatagctttcacaccacatgatcaacatttcattattcaacaattaaaatgcgagattaatagcttgaataatatccaatccattctcaatcatttcatcacaccaatcacacatcaaccaatatatatattccacgtaaatatatatatacgtaatcatccgctcagggatgaccactaataccaactatagttcaagcataaaaaccgtgaaattcatttgtacaataaaatcattttacttacctatggaccgtagttgatcaagtccatatgatttaaaacaaatatttattccacaaatattttcacacaattgcgataaaaataaagtaattaaatttattcggttcgtaatatgaaccacgtgaggtttactcacctctaatccagctgcgtcttcttaacagctcaaactaCAATtccacgaatcgtccgccaaatcaatccatcgatcacctaatccaataatgatcttaacttagccaacaactcataaacgtatttaaacgacgatccaacggtcggatcctcacggatcgccattaggatcatcctccaaaattatcacgaagatccaacggtcagatcttcttgaatcactctaacaaacatctccacaaaattatacgaaaatctgacggttagattctcacgaatcgccttccgaatcaccatttctcaattatacgaagatccaacggtcggatcttcgcccgtgaccacacaaagtcatcgggacagtcatacgatcaacatatctaaatttgaagtaaaaccgatggtcagatcttcgcagatcgtaaaccgaagataaaacgtaaaaacgttaaatagtaacgtaaaaacgtaaatccactatttatcaactttttctaacataaccttgttatatatcaaaacgctcgtatggatgagtaggataatgaaaactcaaaaaaaggtccgacgcgccgccacaagcggaggtcagacggcggtcaacgtggcggtcaacgacggtcaacaacctcagatggcaaagtgaccaactacaaactgattcaaaatgaagggttgatcgactttcatacctggagctaagcgagattcggtctagatcatcctagatcaagcttggaagtcggattaatcctgtgcgtccgatcagatttcagattaaatcagggacgtcgaaaaagtcaaaccttgatctagtgttctacactcaaaatcgtgatgaaagacttacatggggatgatcagggggaggaggagatcacgaaaatgggaaggattggcccgtgcaacgccggcacggccaagatccgatcgggtcaaaagctaggctcgggggggcttcgatccaggtctgggggcagcggcggagcaaggcgGTGGCACCAGGCCACTGGGCGGTTCACGGCGAAGCCATggatggccgggtcgtggccggaggatgccGGAAAGTGccctttccggccgggtcgggtcggcagAAACCCGGCGGGTCTGAGGCCGAGATAGAGAGACCGgagggactattccgcaaaattgcaaactttcgtccttaatgaaaaatcagaaaatttccatatttatagaaaattcccaattttcaaatattcataacttattcatacgaactccgaatattgcgttccacatatgcacgcgatcgtatcgacgagctctacaactttcatgaaggaagtgttcccaaattttgaacgaataaaaagtcaactttctcgaccccctaaaaaacgttcgttttcgaaaataaaatcgttcgaactaattccacaacttctccaagcttcgtactcgctcccactatcgtgaaatcatttctaaaaatccatggaatttaatttggatttttcggggtattacagaaaCAGTAGGCAGCTTCAAaaagatctataactatcatgttcatcatcaCAATTCGTACTACATGCGTCATATGTCTTAGTTTGATTATTATACTTTCGTAATTGAGCGAGCGcttttttaaccacctagattCTCTTTTGGTTAACGTTTATATCTATTTATACGTAAGTCTAAtaacttgaatttttcaaaaaaaaaaaaaaaaaaaaaaaatcttttcgtAGACTATCTTAGAAATTTTTTCCGATATTTCACTTTTTCAAAATTCAGATAGATATGTACAAACCAATATTTaatctttacttttttttttgaatcaaacctaAATCAGGTACCAATATAtgtattcatcacaagccagaatatgtcattacatacccttccgtaatagacaagaagatagtggtagtacccatagtggtacatacatatagacccactcattagacaaaTAAATACGTAAACATAGAGagaatcctcctttggtactactctagAGGCGCTAGAGGTACATGGAGTGCACAAAAATGCAtagcttcctaatacaaggaaattattgtaaatagataaactaaaaacatagggatggGCCTAGAGCAAAACACCCCAGCCAGAATTAGAAAGCTTAAAGGGCAATCCAAGAGAAGAGGCCCAACTCTAGGCCCAGCAAGAAATGGTTGACCTAAGCCCTGACATCATCTCCTTCACCCATTTGTTGCTTGTACAAGTTGGTGCAGTTCCTCTGCACGACCTCCGCCACGAAACCAAAGTCCCGCCGCCGAGCTCCGCCAAGAGACAACCAACAGTGCCACGAGCCATCGCCGAAGCAGCGCCCTGACACAAGCCTCCCATGAGCCTGCTCCGCCGCCCCTAGAAGCTCCAAAACCACGCCAACCCTGGATCTGGAAGACCTCAATGAGCGCGTCGTCCCCGTATAGAAAAACAAACATCCATGCCTAGAGATGCCGTCCGAAACCTTTCGTCGACCAACCTACCAATACCACGAGCCAAAAACCTCTCTCCTGACGTCCCAAGCAATAGTATTCAAGcacccgtccggcagcgacTCGATAGTGGCCAGGCGAACCCAAACCGACTCCAAGCCGCCACCGGACGAGCAGAAATTCGTCAAACCCTAAACCAAGAGAATCCTGGTTTTTTGGAGCTCCACTTCGAATTCATTGACTTATTTTTTCTCCATATTTAATCTTTTTTTGATACGCAATATATAAATAATAAGTTATTAGTAGTACACGACCCActctttttaaaataaaaatagtagACAAACCATATCACCTGACACGCCTTGTGTCTCAAAGAGAAGATCTGCTCATTATTACAAAAatggtccttgaccaaaagccccaaaatgagccaaagttatcccacttaccccagcaacagatttttattcccactaacccaatttgaaTTGAAATAACAATTTCACCCTTagtctaattaatgaattacaaccACATGTCCTTCTCtcctctctatctctttctcacgcagacacacactctctctctctctctcaccacaCACGAcgcagactctctctctctccctcctcggTGCAATCGCCGGCGCTGGACTCTCTCTCCTGGTCACCGCCTGTGTTTTTGCTCGCTGTGATTTTCTCTCCGCGCAGATTGCCGGCGTTGCTCTCTCTCCTCGTCTCCGCCTCGGTTTTGCTCGCTGTGATTTTCTCTCCGTGTAGATTGCCGGCTTGCTCTCTCTCGGGATCTGTTCCCGCTGTaagttttcaatttcacctaTATATAAATATGATCTGTACATGATCCGGTTCATCAATCTTGGCTGATTTTGCAGGCGATTCCAGATCCAGGCCACCTCACCGTCAAATTCCAAGGTCAATTTCCTTTTTCCGGTTTATCACTTTCTGGAATTTGCTTACCTTTTGTTTATTTGCCGTGAAATTGAagcaaaggaaaacaaaattgaaattaGATATAGACCGAATCAGCTGGTTTTTGTTGCTGGATTATGTTCAGGAGTTGTTCTTTTTCTTAAATCTTCGGTTTGCAATTTGAATAATTGATTAATGAAGCAAGTGGATAAGCATAATTGTGAATGATGAATTAGTTATTAGAATTTTGGATTACATTGATTATTGGTTGTGCATCTTGGTGTAGTTGGAAGATATGAAGATGGATGAAGCGTCTGAAGAGGTGGCAGTGGAAATAGCTGCACAAGGGGTCCTTGGGAAGAGAGTTGATGAGATGGAGGCCAGTTTCATGAtggcagaaggcccagaaggaaagaaaaaagaaaaaaaaagttgtattggtgggcaatagacgtgtattgccccccaatagacgtctgataaaagtctattggagggcaatacatgtctattgggaggcaatagacgctTTAAATTGATACaatctctgatttttttctttaatcaaagttttatttgtgtaattttaggaagattagttttcATTTCGGTAACCGAAAcgtttattgaggggcaatatacgtctattggagggcaatagacgttttcaattgatgtaatctcctcgttttttttctttaatcaaatttttatttgtgtagttttaggaagattaattaccattttgttaatctaaacgtctattggggggcaatagacatctactggggggcaata
Protein-coding regions in this window:
- the LOC133713683 gene encoding uncharacterized protein LOC133713683; this translates as MEHQRDRASSSINCPPLFDGEDYSQWKIMMRAFLYSQDENMWNIVEIGWEHPTMAEDSKKEEVSSARIPKPRKEWTKEEVRDRNCDFKARNSLFTALSKKERMRISHRDTAKQAWDLLQVTYEGNKKVRGQKLQRLVLEFENMSMTEDESIDDFHARLLNVTSQCRSLDDPFEEHRIVKKLLRSLPSKFQAKQIAIEEAQDLDTYTLDELVGNLKTFEMRLKPDKKVKDVAFSSINDKNDILDDSMDLTVIPWKIQIKFRGFLEMISR